The genomic stretch AAGGGCGAATGGAATAAGGCGATGGAGTTTTTTTATGAGGCATTGAAAGGATTTGAGAATATAGGGGATAATTCTGGGATGGGCAAGACATTTAATAATCTTGGTATGGTTTATATGACTAAAGGAGAATTGGACCTGGCGATAGAGTTTTATAACAAGAGTTTGAGGATAAAGGAGAAGATAGGAGATAAGCATGGAACGGCACAGACATATGGTAATTTAGGCAATGTGCATCAGCTTAAGGGCGAATGGGAAAAAGCGATAGAGTTTTATAACGAGAGTTTAAAGATTGATGAGAAGATAGGAGATAAACATGGGATGGCACAGACTTATAATAATCTGGGCTTAGTATATAAGGCTAAGGGCGAATGGGAAAAGGCGATAGAGTTTTATAATGAGAGTTTAAAGATAATGGAGAAGATAGGTGATGAGTATGGGATGGCACCGACCTTTAACAATCTTGGTCTGGTCTATGCTTCCAAAGAAGAATGGGATAAGGCAATAGCGTTTTATAATGAGAGTTTAAAGATAAAGGAGAAAACAGGAGATGAGCATGGGATGGCACAGACTAAGGGGAATATTGGGATTTTATATAAAATTCAAGGCAAAAAAGTGGAGGCGAAAAAATTATTGGAGGAGAGTTTGAGGACTTTTGAGAAAATTGGTGATAGACTTAATGTAGAGATTGTAAGGAGACATTTGGAGGATTTGTAGAGTTAGTAGAGACGCATCGCATGCGTCTCTGCCTAGTCTAAATCGCCCGACATAATACTCGGTCGTTATGTAAACAGAAAATCGAGGAGTAGTTATTATGAGTAAATTAAAAGAAGTTGATCCAGAGGTTTACGCAGCCATCTTAGGTGAGACTAAAAGGGAAGCATATCAATTGGAACTTATCGCTTCAGAGAATTTTGTAAGCGAGGCGGTCCTTGAAGCTTTAGGCTCGGTGATGACGAATAAATATGCTGAAGGATATCCGGGAAGAAGGTATTATGGTGGTTGTGAATATGTGGATATTGTGGAGAATTTAGCCCGGGAAAGAGCTAAAAAGCTTTTCGGTTGTGAGCACGTGAACGTTCAGCCGCATTCTGGCTCACAGGCTAATATGGGGGTATATTTCTGCGTTCTGAAACCCGGGGATACCATTTTAGGTTTAAATCTTTCCCACGGAGGTCACCTGACCCACGGCTCACCAGTCAATTTCTCTGGCAAATTCTTTAAGGTTTATTTTTATGGAGTGAGAAAAGATACTGAGGTACTGGATTATGATGAAATCCTGAAGATTGCTAAAGATTGCAAGCCCAAAATGATTGTAACTGGAGCAACTGCATATCCTCGCATACTGGATTTTGTCAAGTTTCGCCAGATAGCTGATGAGGTTGGGGCTTATCTGATGGCTGACATTGCCCATATCGCAGGGCTTATCATTGCAGGGATACATCCTTCACCTGTGCCTCTGGCTGATTTTGTCACCACCACGACTCACAAAACCCTGCGAGGTCCGAGAGGCGGGATGATAATGTGTAAAGGAAAATATGCCAAGCAACTTGATAAGGAGATAATGCCGGGAATACAGGGCGGACCATTGATGCATGTCATAGCTTCAAAGGCAGTGGCTTTTAAAGAGGCTTTACAGTCTTCGTTCAAGGAGTATCAGATTCAGATTGTCAAGAATGCAAAGGCGCTGGCTCAAGAACTTTTGAATTACGGCTATCACGTGGTGGCTGGAGGTACTGATACTCACCTGATGTTAGTGAGCTTTGTAGAGAAAGGGATAACCGGTAAGGTGGTGGAGGAGGCTCTGGACAAGGCAGGTATAACTGTAAATAAAAACACAGTTCCCTTTGACCCTCAGAAACCCTTCATAACTTCAGGAATAAGGATTGGAACACCTGCAGTTACGACTCGTGGAATGAAAGAGCCAGAGATGAAAAGAATCGGCAGGCTTATACATGAAACCATCTCAGATTTAGGGAATGAGGAGGTTTATAAAAGAGTCCGAAAAGAAGTGGAGGAACTTTGCAGAGAGTTTCCCTTGTATAAGGAAAGACTGGAGGAAGGTAGCAAGTAGACAGCATACAGGGTATTTTGTAGCGTCCGACCTCCTGGTCGGACGAATTTGATGTAGCGGAGCTCTTCAGACCTCCATTAAATATGGAAAGCTGAAGCTTTCCGCTACAAAAAAACTATGGAAGGTTAAAGTCTCAAGACCTTGACGGCCTTCCTCTACAAAAGAAAAATCAAGAAATGAGCATTCATAAAGATAGAATCAGAGCTGTTTTGAAAGGGGAAATGCCTGACAGGGTTCCAATCTCCTTGTGGAGGCATTTCTATGAGAAAGAATCGACTGCTGAAGGTCTGACAGAGGCTATGATAGATTTCCAGAAAAAATATGATTGGGATTTTATGAAGGTTAATCCACGGGCAAGCTATCATATCGAAGGATGGGGAGCAAAAGTCGAGTTCAACCACGGTCCTTTAAGGAAAACCGAGGTCATAGAATATCCGATCAAAAAAGCTGAGGATTGGAAGAAATTAGAGGCTCTTAAATTCTCAAAGAAAGCCTTGGAAGAGCAGTTAAGGGTTTTAAGTCTGATTAAGAAAGAATTCAAAGAGGAAATATTCCTCGTAGAAACAATATTTACCCCGCTATCCATTGCAGGGGATTTAGTTCCAGAAGAAAAAGATTTGGTAAAAAGTTTGAAAGAAAACCCTCAGATAATCCATTCTGCCTTAGAGATAATTACTGATATCTTTTCAGACTTTGCGCTCGAGTGTCTGAATGCAGGAGCTGATGGGATTTTCTTCGCAACTACTGAATGGGCAACTAAAGACCTTTTGACGGAAAAAGAATATCTGGAATTCGGTAAACCCTATGACCTGAAAGTTTTAAGGAAGATTGAATCTGCCGAATTCAACATCCTGCACGTCTGCAAAAGTAACAATTTACTTCCACTTTTTGTTGACTATCCGGTCAAGGTAGTAAACTGGAATGCAACCGACCTGACTAACCTTGATTTGAAAGAAGGTGCAAAGCTTCTAAATAAGGCAGTACTGGGAGGGATAGACCACGAGAAATTATTGTTGAACGGGACACCGGATGAAGTTTCTAAAAAAATCAAAGAGGTAGTTGAACGTAACCAAGAAGTCAGGTTTATGCTGGGATCGGGATGTACCATTTCACCTCAGACACCTGAAGAGAATCTCCAAGCTGCAAGAACTGCCGCGGATGGATACTGATAATAAATAATTTGTTTTTTGTAGCGGAAGGCTTCAGCCTTCCATTTCCTTATGGAGGTCTAAAGACCTCCGCTACATTCAGCAAGAAATTCAAGTCTTATAAACCAGGAGTAAGCTATGAAGAAAAAAGAGACTGAGATTATCAAGCAGATTGACGAATTAGTGCAATCTAAGAAAGAAAGGGAGGAAGTTCTTAGAGAAACCGTAAAAGTTCTCAAGGAAAACTACGAGCATTATAACTGGGTCGGGATTTACCTTTTAGAAGGCGACGAGCTTGTACTTGGTCCTTATTTAGGCAAGCCCTCACCTCATACCAGGATCCGTCTGAATAAAGGAATCTGCGGGGCTGCGGCCAGCCAGAAGAAGACAGTGAATATCCCGGATGTGAGTGCTGATCCAAGGTATTTAGCCTGTAGTCTGGAAACCAGGTCCGAGATTGTCGTCCCTATAATGAGGGGAGAACAGGTATTTGGTGAAGTAGACATAGATTCTAACAAGTTAAGTGCCTTTTCAAAAGAAGAGCAGCTGCTTTTGGAACAGGTTTGTTCGATTCTTTCTGAGCTTTTCTGATTTTTCTTATGTTTTCACTTGCATTTAATATGAAAGAAAATGCATAAAAATTGACTTGATTTTTTAAAGAAGATGGTATTTTGAAGCATTCACCTAAAAACTTGTCAAAATTAAGAGTTCTATAATGCTTTATGTTGCATCGACTTAATGCCAATACTTTAAGTGATAGTTTAAGCTATCAGATAGAATGACGCAATTTTCATTCATTCGAAAAGATGACGGCATATCTTTTGCATTTTTTTGAAAAGAATAATACCATTTTTATTAAGGAGAAAAAGTGGAGCAGGAGATATCTAAAGAGGGTCTAAAGTATCAGGTTCTAAGGCTTTTAGCCATCAGAATCAACAGCTCGGTTCCCATTAAAGAGATAATTCAAGAAGGAATCGCCAGGGCAATTGAGATAATGGACTTAGAGGCAGGCTCGATTTCCTTATGGGACGAGGAAACAAAAGAGCTGGTCTCTGAAGCAGTTGCTGGTCCTAAGGAGAAGACTGATCTGCTTTCTACTATTGAAAAAGGTGC from Candidatus Zixiibacteriota bacterium encodes the following:
- a CDS encoding serine hydroxymethyltransferase; translated protein: MSKLKEVDPEVYAAILGETKREAYQLELIASENFVSEAVLEALGSVMTNKYAEGYPGRRYYGGCEYVDIVENLARERAKKLFGCEHVNVQPHSGSQANMGVYFCVLKPGDTILGLNLSHGGHLTHGSPVNFSGKFFKVYFYGVRKDTEVLDYDEILKIAKDCKPKMIVTGATAYPRILDFVKFRQIADEVGAYLMADIAHIAGLIIAGIHPSPVPLADFVTTTTHKTLRGPRGGMIMCKGKYAKQLDKEIMPGIQGGPLMHVIASKAVAFKEALQSSFKEYQIQIVKNAKALAQELLNYGYHVVAGGTDTHLMLVSFVEKGITGKVVEEALDKAGITVNKNTVPFDPQKPFITSGIRIGTPAVTTRGMKEPEMKRIGRLIHETISDLGNEEVYKRVRKEVEELCREFPLYKERLEEGSK
- a CDS encoding GAF domain-containing protein, which produces MKKKETEIIKQIDELVQSKKEREEVLRETVKVLKENYEHYNWVGIYLLEGDELVLGPYLGKPSPHTRIRLNKGICGAAASQKKTVNIPDVSADPRYLACSLETRSEIVVPIMRGEQVFGEVDIDSNKLSAFSKEEQLLLEQVCSILSELF